ATTATCattgaacttttttttcctGGGAAACTGCATAcacaaaatttgaatatgataCGCTTGATTAGTGGAGAATGAAAATGAACTTGGTACCTAAGACATTTGCAtggatttttccattttaattttcacgTAAAATTGTTATTAGATGCCATGGATTTGTTAAAGCTCCGTAGGTTAAGATATGGGTCAAGAATTTACAAAACCAGATAAGATTCATGCTTGGGGAGATTGgccataaagaaaatttatgaagGTGACCgataaaatagtttatttattaaGGCTTCATTAATGGCAAGATTTAATTACTGTTTGAGTTGAGGCTAAGATATGGGACAAGAATTTACAAAACAAGATTAGCTTCATGCTTGGGAGATTGGCCATAAAGAAATATTTATGAAGGTGGCTGATAAAATGGTTTAGAGAAACTCTTATTGGTGATAAGAAATAGGATAAGATAAGTAAACCTCTCGATTATTCCTTATAATAATCAAAGATTTCGTCATTTCTCATATCTTATGTTCAACTAATAGGATATGATAAGTGATGAGATAATTtatccaacttttttttttaaatctcatgAGATATATACATTCCATGGATCtgcctatcaaaaataaaaataaaaaatatacatccCATGGATCCTAAATTCATTCCTCTCatccattttcttcatttttttaatggcacttggtatattttttattttaaaaaatatcgaATACGAATATGcaatatattttccttcttatttttcatttcttctacaAATCAAACATGAGCATATTATAACATCTCTGATTGGATATAATGAACTAGAATATCGTTTCTATCCAATATAATATCCAAGAACATCATATTCTACATTGACAATGATCTTtaggatatgtatatattatccTATCATGTCAGCCAAATGTAGTCAAAGTGTCTTGCAAAAGATGGTGAAACCTGTTTACGTTAGATGTTGGCTGTAATGGTTGGATATTATCAATGAAGTACATATTATTGACTTAGTGAAGAGCTCTCAATGGTAAAGATTCATGGAAGAGCATCAATCAGGGGTGGGATGAGTTCATGAGgttcatttccttctctttggGTGATTGGCGAAGAGTTAGGTTTTGTCATGATATATGGTGTGGGGAGTTGCTGCTGCATGTCCCCAACCGATTTCTTCGGCGGGCGAGGGTTGTGAGCAAGTCAGAAATCAGAAAAGCCTTGCATctattttatcatcatcatcatttcaaaATCCAAATGACGGTGGGTGTAAATtattttctctcacattttgaTTTGATCATATCCATCTTGGGTCATAGGAATGAAGCATGAGGTAAGTAAATTGAAGAAACTTACAGTGAATATTTTCGAAAAGATCTCCTATTAAATGGCATTTCACCTGTTTGAAAATTCTTCACTTTATAATCTGGTTGTTGGCTGTATAGTGTAGGCAATAAATGGGTATGGTGGAGACGGTGAGCTGTGGGGATTAGTTAGCGCacttatgatgaataggaaagtaaattgggtttcattttcccccttttcagtCAGCCATGACATTGGGATGTGGTTAACCTGGCCATATGCACTCTTTAAGTTGTAGGTAGGTCGAATTCctgcaactgtacaaggcatttacaccaACTGTACAAGACATGTACaccaactgtacaagggtgtacaagggtgtgtatCTTAAGGGATTTCGAGTGATTTTTAAGAACTTGctcatttactttttccaatCGTGAGGGACATTCCTCACACTTATTGGTTGACAACATACTCattgcatgcattttatttgatatctACCATGTTAATTCATTGTTTTATCTCCCCTACATTACTTATGCGTATGAACGGAAATGAGGGTtcattttttcctcattttctctcatccacgagaatggaaacattgttgccccacccatatgcacttgttCGGTCGTTCCTTCGGTGGATTGCATAACTGTACAAGCcatttacactaactgtacaatccaaatgtgctaactgtacaagtgtgtacaaccctacctatattgaaggatttcaacttttttttaaaacaatcgttgctcatttccttctttttttcactAGGGGGACATCCCTCACAGTCATTTCTCATTTCCCTTCATACACATTCAAATGCCTTGTGGTAGCACACTTATGTTGCataggaacctaaattgggtttcattttcccatttttcacTCAGCCATTTCTTTGGAATGTGGTTAACCTGCCCATATGCACTCCTTCAGTTGTATTTAAGTGGAATtgctccaactgtacaaggcctttacaccaagtgtacaatgacaatgtactaaatgtacaagggtgtacaagggtgtgtatcttaaggtatttcaagtgattttgaagaacttagTCATCAACATTTTCCACTCGTCGTGAATATTCCTCACACATATCGGTTGACAACACACTCCTTCCacgtatattattttatttgtacaatGTTAGTTCATTGTTTTAGCTCCCCTACATTACTTAGGCGTAGGAACCGAAATGAGGGTTaagtttttcctccttttccctTATCCACGAtaatggaaacattgttgccccacccatatgcacttgttCGGTCGTTCCTTTGGTGGATTGCATAACTGTACAAGCcatttacactaactgtacaatccaaatgtgctaactgtacaagtgtgtacaaccctacctatattgaaggatttcaactttttttgaaaaaaatttgctactcatttccttatttttttgctAGGGGGCATCCCTCAcaatcattcctcatttcccttcgtacacattcaaaTGCCTTGTGGTAGCAAACTTATGTTGCataggaacctaaattgggtttcattttcccctttttcactTAGCCATTTCTTTGGAATGTGGTTAACCCGCCCATATGCACTCCTTCAGTTGTATTTAAGTGGAATtgctccaactgtacaaggcctTTACACCAAGTGTACAATGGTaatgtactaaatgtacaagggtgtacaagggtgtgtatcttaaggtatttcaagtgattttgaagaacttagTCATCAACATTTTCCACTCGTCGTGaacattcctcacacatatcGGTTGACAACACACTCCTTCCacgtatattattttatttgtacaatGTTAGTTCATTGCTTTAGCTCCCCCACATTACTTAGGCGTAGGAACCGAAATGAGGGTTAAGTTTTCCTCCTTTTCCTTATCACGAtaatggaaacattgttgccccacccatatgcacttgttCGGTCGTCCCTTTGGTGGATTGCATAATTGTACAAGCCATTTCCACTAACTGTACAAtccaaatgtgctaactgtacaagtgtgaACAACCCCACCTACATTGaaggatttcaactttttttgaaaaaaattcgtTGATGGTGGTGTTTACTTATTGTTGGTAAGTGTTATGACAAACATTTTCTATCTCCCTCTATTCGCCTTGTTATCTTGGGTAACAACACATAATTTCAATAGGCCAGTTTGTTGCCTTTATGAAAAACTCTCATTTGATGTTGATGTGAGGACAAATATCTTGAGGTATTAATTCAACAGCTTCATGCAAAATCAGATAGTTAATTCACATTCTATGGCTTTAGAggtttattttctcttaatttttatccttccaatattcttaaattatgaGTATGTTcacttcttttgtttgtaagaCGGATTTATGACTCTGCATAAATGGAAAATTATGTGCACAATATGGAGTGACAGATAATAGGAGAACTCAAACGAGTACATGAGGGTGTCGAATTGCACcttttccttttcgtttttagatgaagcaaataaatgatcttttatccttgaactaattgtttttccctttatgtGTGCAGGTGGGTTGATTCTTGAAGTGGGAGCTTTGTCACGATTAAtacaaatacttcaaaataagAGGTTTAACATCAAATGAAAgatgagaagagaaaaatagagaagtCTAGATGATTAAGATAGTTTATTTTATAGGAAGTCAATCTATGTTAAGAGTTGGATAATAAGATACCAACCTTCTTTTAAGTTTTTACATTATaactattttcatcaaatagtaTCATATACGTTTCGGGATATGTAATTATGCATTTCATTCCAATTAAAATTCCAATGTATTGAACTTAAATTTTGGTTATTTCGCAATTTATCAGCAcatgtttcttgtttttaaattttgtttttcctccgtTTATATTGGTTGTTGGACAAATAATGGCTCATTCTCATTTCATGTCATTCTCCAAGTTTGCTGAAGAATTTCTTtacttgataattttattaagtcattaaatacaTTAATCATGTTTGTTAAGATAATTTCATAgcccatatttttaatattaaattcatttcattaattatttactatttatatatctatatcattttatatgtacatcttcatatttattacataatttttatagTCAATATTGTGTAGTACTATATGTTTGCAAAACTTTAATTATGAATATGTAATAAAGCAGTTACTAATTAAAGAGTAATAAAGATAAATGTCAAACTCAGCCGGTACTATAGAAAGGTCAACCAGTTTCATACCCGTTTCACCAACATTATTTGTTAACTAACTATTTTAGTTCACCCGTACCCGATCGGAGCACGTTCGGCTTCTAAGAGTCCAACAGTTCACTTCAACCGGGAAGAGGATGCTTATGGATGCGTTATATTGGTTTCTGCCAGAATCGGCGAGCAGTTCGCGACTGCAAACCGATATCCAGTCGCCCGGTATTTATTTCATGGACAGAGACCTGACAGCACATACTTAGCCTCGACCGGTAGTCGACTGATCATCGTCCGGCCGTTGACCGGTCATAGACCGGTCTATGATaactggtcgaccggttgtTGCCCTTTTTGCTTGCTATGAATATCGTTGACCGGATGTCGACCGATCGAtggtaaccggtcgaccggatCCATCCCTGGTCGACCATCTACGGGTAGctcataattaatttaattcccttgtcaatttaattaatttgattatatttttcctctttaagccttcatttgatttttcctcttattaggaaatatatcaaaacttgtttttagGAAGTCAGCAACTACTTCAACCAATGGTACacatttatgaatttaatcCAAGTATGCCAACTCACTAATAAAAGAGTtccaaaatatgcaaatttgttaatttttttaatagttattaattcaaaaattttatcagttttaaaactattttgagaaCTCACATTTCATGAgagaatgaaatattttttcttatatatatatatatatattgaaccCAAATTAAAacgaaataaaaaacatttgcaAGCAATATGACACTACTCTGAATATACATATactaatacaaaatatatatgtcCCAGTTTTGCAACACAAACAAAATCGCTGACAACAGTAAGCTCCTTCATACGAGCCCCAATAATAGGTGGATGCCGAATAGGAGTGTCTGGTACTTCTTCAGTGTGATGGAATGGCATGTCATATGGGGCATAGGGTGAATCATGCTCggcctcaggaaagtcatctgCTGCATAGCCCGAGTGACCAGTAGTAGGGGAATGTACATTTCTTTCTCTTCGAGCATCCAATCTATGGATCAGACCATGCATGATGCCAAGCTGCTGCTGAATGCCTTTTTGATATGAATTTATTGCGCATTCTGCTACATAGTACTTCTCCAAGATTTCCTGTCACATGTTAACGAATTAGCATAggcaaatttaatttcaaactagttaaaagaaaattgattagaAGTTATTAACAATATAGCAATGATAACCAAATTGTAATGTGATTCAGATGGATTGAATGTGTAAAGTAACAAGTAGTTTTAGCGTACATCACCTCCGTAGTGGCCATAGAAGAATGAAATGATTGTTGTAAGCTTCAACCTTGGAAGAACGGGCACCTGGAAATGGGTGTTATAGCAGTTATTGATGACCTGGAGAAACTAATAATAAAGGGAAAGGTCAATTGACTATTTCGACAATTAATCTGTTTGATTAATTTGGTAATGGTGTTCCATAATCATAGttgtaaggaaaaaataaatgaaatacataACAATATGGCATTTTAGGAAAACGCTTACAGTTTGGAAGCAAACACGTGTATGATCGATTATCCAATCGGCAACCAGATAAATTACTAGATAATAACCATATGGACAACGTGTGTAACAAGTATATCTAATTGAGGACAAAttgaaagacaatttttatGACGTCTTAGAAATTGATGGCACATTGAAATAGGTGCAACTAGAAGATAATGCGATAACAGGACTAATTCACAACTTAGAAATAAATATAGGGGAAATCTcgctttattgaaaaaaaaaatttgtcaccCTAATACGTAAAATAATGTAATAGAAATTGTCATCCTTAATGAGGCTCCAAATAAGAAATGCTCGATAATGTAGACACAGAGATGGAATTAAATAACAACTAAAAAGAAACGACATTCAAAGTGCACTTTCAATTAAGTTGGTTACTGAAAGCAActctaaataagaaaaattccaaaatagtGCATCgtgcctataaatagggcaATACATAAAAACAAGAATCAACAACCCCATACCATATACCATACAACAATacataaaaatttgaaggaagaTTTTAGTATATTGTAGTACTTGATGCATATACAATATTTCTAACAAAACCAAGCATAGAGGTCCTCTTGATATGAGGAGTAGCCACCGAAAAACACTGAAATTGAGTCCTGATATTCAGcactaaaattttaagtttgggAAAACCCAGCCTCTTTCATAGTTTTACTTCCAAACACTTAAGATCATGAGGGAGGAATAATTTTGCAGCATTATCACATCCAATGTCAAGGCAAAGGCAAATATCTTGTAAGTTCAGCAGATCAAAGTGATTGTGCCTCATTTGGAGCCCAAGACTCGACCAACCTTCTAGTTAGGATGTCAATTAAAATGCATTTTACTCATTAATTGTGGTATTATTCAAAAAGGGGTATTTTTATGCTTCTTGAGGTGATATCTTGCCCCTCAAACAGAATTTAAAACCCACAACACATAAATTCATTTAGCCATCAAAAGTTCTGATGAAACAAGATTCCTTTCTATATATGTAGTAAGCATGCAAGTACATATATTTATGCATCTATTCAAAACGAGTATTAAAACACTTTCTTGTGCTCATGTCTCACACATGTATTTTTCCGAAAAGAAGGTTCAAAACAGAATTTCTAAAACCACAAACCATATGTTCATTTTAGTTGTTAAAAGTTTGCAGAAACATGAGCTCTTTCCATATATGTATGTGCACAGCATGCTTAGGTAGAATATATGTGTTTATGCATATAACACCATAAACAAGGAAATGAGCCATCAACTAGCTTACTTCTTTAACCCAAAGAGTCAATAATCAATCCTcactggaaaagaaaatgaaaacagagaagaatgacaacaaaaaaatcaactaagaaGAAAATTGTTCCTGTTTACAACATTGTAACAGTCCAAAGTTCCACTGTACATAAGCTAGGAAATTACACCACTCACAGATGTTTCAAACACCCAGATAGTTACCCAAcccaaattcaattcaaatgagAGTTCTCTTGATTTTCTGAAAAttgaaaagcaaacaaaaataCAATCAACCACCAAGCAGTTGGGAGGTGTGGATCTTAGTGGGCTGTTGGGGGTAAAATTACAGATTTACAAATCTCAACGTTAAACAAAAATCGAATATCTAATATCTATAtctatcattataatttttttatgaaatgaaatgaaatgaaaagaaaagaaaagaaaaaccccgATCCAACCATAATGGAAATGGATGATGAACTTGAGTAATCATGTTGGAATACAGAAAGAAGAGCTGAAAATAGGAGGCAAAACACAGACCAGGTGGGGACCAGCAGGGTTACAACTTATATTTGCCTCATCAACGTTTGGAAGCCCAAGCTTTGGGGGATGTACGTATCCGGTCATCAGTGGCATGCACAAAATAGAAATAACTATCCTCGAACTTGTAACAGTAAAAGAGATATTTAAcatgtcataaaaaatgctAAGTACAAATAAGATCCTATGACGATTTCCTTTAACAAAAACCCACAAGTCAATAAAAAGTAATTCAATAACCTTGCTTTGTTGAGAGTGATACATGGCCTCTCTTCCTCCCGacaatcatccaattctcaGAATTTGCATTGCCTTCGTATAATACCTCATCCTGTTGCACAAGGAAAGGGTTATGTCATCCGTCTGAAAAATGTGCACAAGAGTTCCTCTTAAAGTCACATATCCCTTACAGTAAGTAATAGGATAATACCCAAACACAGTTTTAGATTTTAACAGCAAACACAAAATACCCCAACTTGAGTTACtatctaatttttcttaacattgaACCCAGGTAAAAGAACTTCGGATATTGTGATCTGAGCATTATGACTTTCATAGATCAAGTGCTGGAGCTAGTGTTACCCtgggaaaaaaatttcatattgtgAATAGAGCATTAAGACTTTCATGGATCGAGTGCTGGAGCTAGTGTTaaccaattaaaaaatagtGCTAGAACtagtttttaactaaaaatataattatcttgatgaaaaaaattaaattaggatgcCACAGACAACTTAGTTTACTTTAGCAAAGTCGGAAAAAATGTGAAACATCAGGGTATTTAAGGATACTTCACTTGAAAAGAGAATAGGAGGAGATTAATAGATAAGCcttttttttcacaaatgaaATGACTAAGGCAATGATTTACCACAGCATGGCACAGACTTAGCTTGAGAGTGATCATGCTCTCAAAGTTAAACCCTAAGTACCAAAGGAACACCTGGTGTCCTAAATTAATCAATCATTTTGAGCAGTAATCTAGAATGAAAAGTTCTCTCACTTACATTGTTTTGAGAAACTGCATTCTCATCAAAATCCTTCAACCTTTCAACTCTCCATTTCATGGTTACTAGCTACCCAACTCTAAGGCCTCCtgaagaaagaggaagaaaaccAACTGCAAGGCACGGATCCATCACAGGTCTCTGTAAAACAAGAG
The sequence above is drawn from the Vitis riparia cultivar Riparia Gloire de Montpellier isolate 1030 chromosome 6, EGFV_Vit.rip_1.0, whole genome shotgun sequence genome and encodes:
- the LOC117916679 gene encoding uncharacterized protein LOC117916679 isoform X1: MATTEEILEKYYVAECAINSYQKGIQQQLGIMHGLIHRLDARRERNVHSPTTGHSGYAADDFPEAEHDSPYAPYDMPFHHTEEVPDTPIRHPPIIGARMKELTVVSDFVCVAKLGHIYFVLVYVYSE
- the LOC117916679 gene encoding trafficking protein particle complex II-specific subunit 130 homolog isoform X2, whose protein sequence is MKWRVERLKDFDENAVSQNNDEVLYEGNANSENWMIVGRKRGHVSLSTKQGARSSKVEAYNNHFILLWPLRRKSWRSTM